The following are encoded together in the Cohaesibacter gelatinilyticus genome:
- a CDS encoding DUF6460 domain-containing protein, with product MSQSKLSRFFGGAPGPVVLRLAVLSLVVGIVLSALNLHPMQLVTQFFNLLERIYQMGFDAIGWAVEYFLLGAIIVVPLWLFSRFMKMTRKDLD from the coding sequence ATGTCACAATCCAAACTCAGCCGTTTTTTCGGAGGAGCTCCCGGACCGGTCGTGCTACGGCTTGCTGTTTTGTCTTTGGTGGTTGGTATTGTGCTGAGTGCGCTGAACCTGCACCCCATGCAATTGGTAACGCAATTCTTCAACCTGCTTGAACGTATCTACCAGATGGGTTTCGACGCCATTGGTTGGGCTGTGGAATATTTCTTACTCGGTGCCATCATCGTCGTGCCTCTCTGGCTCTTCTCACGTTTCATGAAAATGACCCGTAAAGATCTCGACTGA
- the arsC gene encoding arsenate reductase (glutaredoxin) (This arsenate reductase requires both glutathione and glutaredoxin to convert arsenate to arsenite, after which the efflux transporter formed by ArsA and ArsB can extrude the arsenite from the cell, providing resistance.) → MTTIWHNPRCSKSRQTLALIEEKEGTPNVRLYQDEGPTAEEIKVVLTQLDIEPRALMRTGEALYKELGLKDQNDPDALVQAMVDHPKLIERPVVLKDGKAALGRPPESVLDIL, encoded by the coding sequence ATGACAACCATTTGGCATAATCCACGTTGCTCCAAATCTCGCCAGACCCTGGCTCTGATTGAGGAAAAGGAAGGCACTCCAAATGTGCGCCTTTATCAGGATGAAGGACCAACTGCGGAAGAGATCAAAGTAGTGCTGACACAATTGGACATTGAGCCAAGGGCATTGATGCGCACAGGTGAGGCGCTTTACAAGGAGCTGGGGCTGAAAGACCAAAATGATCCTGATGCTCTGGTTCAGGCCATGGTCGATCATCCAAAACTGATCGAACGTCCCGTGGTGCTCAAGGATGGCAAAGCGGCGTTGGGCCGCCCACCCGAATCTGTGCTTGATATCTTGTAA
- a CDS encoding DUF952 domain-containing protein, with protein sequence MTEVIYKICPRSLWQAAKNAGQFKGAPIDLEDGYIHFSTSKQVVETARKHFKGQDDLLLLTISVKELENCPHEIKWEPSRGGDLFPHLYGPMPLDAVVKSEELAMDAEGYHHFPAFVTQ encoded by the coding sequence ATGACTGAGGTTATCTATAAAATTTGTCCGCGTTCATTATGGCAAGCAGCCAAAAATGCAGGCCAATTCAAAGGAGCGCCAATTGATCTGGAGGATGGATACATCCACTTCTCCACCAGCAAGCAAGTGGTCGAGACCGCTCGCAAGCATTTCAAAGGGCAAGATGATCTACTTCTTCTGACTATCTCGGTTAAAGAGCTGGAAAATTGTCCTCATGAGATCAAATGGGAGCCATCCCGTGGCGGTGATTTGTTCCCTCATCTTTATGGTCCGATGCCATTGGATGCTGTCGTGAAAAGTGAAGAGCTTGCGATGGATGCTGAGGGATATCATCACTTTCCGGCTTTCGTTACCCAATAG
- a CDS encoding quinone-dependent dihydroorotate dehydrogenase — MMVWNQSLAQKLLFSFAPENAHGLAIAALKMGIVKGDDIPQDERLKVRLWDLDFPNPLGMAAGFDKNAEVPDSLLGLGFGFAEVGTLTPLAQPGNPKPRMFRLAKDEAVINRLGFNNEGHMPARRRLEQRKGNGGIVGVNVGANKDSDDRAGDYVKGIEAFADLASYFTINISSPNTPGLRDLQARDALDDLLARSLGKRDEIIGKIGRRVPVLLKIAPDVDEFGLDDICSVAIARGIDGMIVSNTTLDRYDNLKESTKKSEAGGLSGKPLFEKSTIALAKTRQRVGADMPLIGVGGIHDGKSAMEKIRAGANLVQFYSGMVYGGPGMVGQMIKEMGDALTTTDVQSIGSLIGQSTKEWAAKELIND; from the coding sequence ATGATGGTTTGGAATCAGTCATTGGCACAAAAACTGCTTTTCTCCTTTGCACCGGAAAATGCGCACGGCCTAGCAATTGCTGCACTGAAAATGGGAATAGTCAAAGGGGATGATATTCCGCAAGACGAACGGCTCAAAGTGCGCTTGTGGGATTTGGATTTTCCCAATCCACTGGGTATGGCAGCGGGTTTCGACAAGAATGCTGAAGTGCCGGACTCGCTCCTTGGTCTCGGGTTTGGCTTCGCGGAGGTTGGCACGTTGACACCTTTGGCTCAGCCGGGCAATCCCAAGCCGCGCATGTTTCGTTTGGCCAAAGATGAAGCCGTCATCAACCGTCTTGGATTTAATAATGAAGGACATATGCCCGCGCGTCGTCGCCTGGAGCAACGAAAAGGCAATGGTGGAATTGTTGGTGTCAATGTTGGTGCGAACAAGGACAGCGATGATCGTGCCGGTGATTATGTAAAAGGCATTGAAGCCTTTGCAGATCTGGCGTCTTATTTCACGATCAATATCTCTTCTCCCAATACTCCCGGCTTGAGAGATCTGCAAGCGCGTGATGCATTGGATGATCTGTTGGCTCGTAGCCTTGGGAAACGGGATGAAATTATCGGGAAAATTGGTCGCAGGGTGCCTGTTTTGCTGAAAATAGCACCGGATGTTGATGAGTTTGGTCTGGATGATATTTGCTCGGTGGCCATTGCGCGCGGAATTGACGGCATGATCGTGTCCAATACCACCCTGGACCGTTACGATAATTTGAAGGAAAGCACCAAGAAGAGCGAGGCAGGTGGGCTATCCGGTAAGCCGCTCTTTGAAAAATCAACCATCGCCTTGGCCAAAACCCGGCAGCGGGTAGGTGCGGATATGCCATTGATTGGTGTCGGTGGCATCCATGATGGCAAAAGCGCCATGGAGAAAATCCGTGCGGGCGCCAATCTGGTGCAATTCTATTCTGGCATGGTTTACGGCGGACCTGGTATGGTGGGCCAGATGATCAAGGAAATGGGTGATGCCCTGACCACAACCGATGTCCAGTCGATTGGTTCCTTAATTGGTCAATCCACCAAGGAATGGGCAGCAAAAGAGCTGATTAACGACTAA
- a CDS encoding MATE family efflux transporter, whose protein sequence is MASAPTSNDFDVTHKMVLAIAIPMILGLITVPIVGMVDMAVIGQLGEAALMGGIAIGALLISFLATSFNFLRMGTTGLAAQALGNGDKIAQRAVLYRALMLAFLLGFIMMAAGPLLLSPALDLMGGGDAVNEAANDYVIIRLWAMPVALANYVIFGWLFGMGYSRSGMVLLIVLNCVNIASTVWFVLGQELGVAGAAWGTVLAEYVAVIAGLIWIGKLIGVEWQVPMSRLMNRAAFGRFMMLNGDIFVRSLVMLLAFGAFTSLSARQGDTILAANELLMTLFMIGSFFLDGIAVAAEQLGGRAIGAGSRRAFDRSVRLCLVWGLGLGAGLTLIFLTIGPFFIDQLTTALDVREVARNHLIWVALTPVIATLAFQMDGIFVGATWSADMRSMSLVSSAAFALAAWLLLPDLGNDGLWLALLIFLACRGLGLLLLLPKRSQDVFGKSRTVQAETGQ, encoded by the coding sequence ATGGCTTCTGCCCCGACATCCAACGATTTTGACGTGACTCATAAAATGGTGCTCGCTATCGCAATCCCCATGATTTTGGGTCTGATCACCGTTCCCATTGTCGGAATGGTCGATATGGCTGTGATTGGTCAATTGGGAGAGGCAGCCCTTATGGGCGGCATTGCAATTGGTGCCTTGCTTATCAGCTTTCTGGCCACAAGTTTCAATTTTCTGCGTATGGGGACAACAGGGCTTGCTGCACAAGCCCTCGGCAATGGTGATAAAATCGCCCAAAGAGCCGTTCTTTATCGCGCTCTTATGTTGGCTTTTTTATTGGGCTTCATCATGATGGCTGCCGGACCACTATTGCTTTCCCCGGCTCTGGATCTCATGGGTGGGGGCGACGCCGTCAATGAAGCAGCAAACGATTATGTAATCATTCGCCTTTGGGCAATGCCTGTAGCACTCGCCAATTATGTAATATTCGGCTGGCTGTTCGGAATGGGATATTCTCGCTCTGGCATGGTTCTGCTCATCGTGCTGAACTGCGTCAACATCGCTTCAACTGTCTGGTTCGTTCTCGGGCAAGAATTGGGAGTTGCTGGCGCAGCCTGGGGCACAGTTCTGGCAGAATATGTGGCAGTGATCGCAGGTCTGATCTGGATAGGCAAACTGATCGGGGTCGAGTGGCAAGTACCCATGTCTCGCTTGATGAACAGAGCCGCTTTTGGCCGTTTCATGATGCTGAATGGTGATATTTTTGTCCGCTCGCTGGTCATGCTTCTAGCATTTGGCGCCTTCACATCCCTCTCCGCTCGCCAAGGAGATACCATCCTGGCCGCGAACGAGCTTCTGATGACGCTTTTCATGATTGGCAGCTTTTTTCTGGATGGCATTGCCGTGGCAGCTGAGCAACTTGGAGGTCGGGCAATCGGCGCCGGAAGTCGCAGGGCGTTTGATCGCTCCGTTCGACTTTGTCTGGTTTGGGGCTTGGGATTGGGAGCAGGACTGACCCTGATTTTCCTGACTATTGGACCGTTTTTCATTGATCAGCTTACGACGGCCCTGGATGTTAGAGAAGTCGCCAGGAACCATCTGATCTGGGTGGCCCTTACGCCTGTTATCGCTACACTTGCATTCCAGATGGACGGGATTTTTGTCGGGGCCACCTGGTCGGCGGATATGCGCAGCATGTCACTTGTTTCCAGCGCGGCGTTTGCGCTCGCAGCCTGGTTGCTCCTGCCCGATCTTGGCAATGACGGGCTTTGGCTAGCATTATTGATTTTTCTGGCCTGTCGAGGGCTTGGGCTTTTGCTGCTATTGCCAAAACGCAGCCAAGATGTCTTTGGCAAGTCTCGAACAGTACAGGCCGAAACCGGTCAATAA